From Cystobacter fuscus DSM 2262:
GGCCGGGCCACGGGGCTCATCTTCCGGACCCCTCGCCTGCTCGCCCTGTCCCTGCTCTGTGGGCTCGTCACCCTGGTGGCACTCGGAGGCCTCTTCGCCCTGCTCTGGGTGTATGCGCCCGATCTCCTGGGAATGGTGTGGACGAGACCCGAGCCCTGGTGGGGCCGTGTGCTCTGGGGGCTCGTCTTCGTGCTCCTGTTCCTCGTGCTGTTCGTCGTGGGGGCCAGCGTGGTGGTGCCCCTGGTGCTCGCGCCCCTGCAGGATCCGCTCTCCGAGCTCACCGAGGAGCGCTGCGGCCACTACAGCTCGCCACCCTTCCGGCTCGGCGCCTTCTTCCGGGGCCTGGTCCTCGGCGTGTCACACACCCTGGCGCGCATCTTCTTCCTCCTGCTGGGCCTGGCCGTGCTCCTGCCGCTGCACCTGGTGCCAGGGGTGGGCAGCATCGCCTGGGCCGTGCTGGGCACGATCTGGACGATGCTCTGGCTGGCGGGCGAGCACCTCGCCGCCCCCATGACCCGGCACCAGTACCCCTTTGACCAGGTGCGCCGGGTGCTGCGCCAGCGCTGGCCGCTCTGCCTGGGCTTTGGCGCCGGGGTCTACGTCCTGCTCTGGGTGCCGCTGCTCAACAACTTCTTCCTCCCCGTGGCGGTGGTTGGCGGCACGCTGCTCTACCGAGGGCTGCTCGCCGTGGGCAATGTCCCCCCTCCCCCCGACGGGAAATAATCCTCCCGGCCGGTTGTCACGGTCCCACGCCCCGGCGCGGGAAGGAGTTTCCCGCAGGTGGCGTTCTCCAACGTTGCACGTGGGCGCACGCTTGAAGCACCGGGGGTCCATGGTTAGGCTTGCCCGGCTGCTTCCGGCCTCCCTCTTTTTCCCCGATTCAAGTTCTCGATTTCATTGGGTTTTCACGCATCACCCCGAGGCTCACGGGCCTCACCTGGATGAACCATGCCGCGATTCTTTCGCCGGATCACCGCCGTCGCCGTTCTGCTGGGCGCCTGGGCCCTCGTTGGCAATGACCGCGCCCCCCTGCCCCTGACCCTGGGGGCCGCGGAGGCCGGCCAGGCGGGCTCGGATGCCGCCCGTGCCAATGGGGAGAAGACCGGTGCGCAGCAGCACGATCTCTCCTCGCTGCGCGTCTTCACCAAGGTCATCCTCTACGTGAAGGACAACTACGTCGACCCCAAGCGCGTGCGGCCCAAGGAGATGATGATCTCCGCGCTGGAGTACGTGGAGAAGAGCGTGCCGGACGTGCTCGTGGACGGCAGCGCCGAGACGGGCAAGCTCAACGTGAACGTCAACGGCAAGCTGCGCGAGTTCGACCTGAGCCACGTGGACTCGCTCTGGAAGATGTCCTTCACGCTCAAGGACGTCTTCGACTTCATCAACAAGAACATGCGTCCCATGGAGGACACGCGCGACATCGAGTACGCGGCCGTCAACGGGATGCTCTCCACGTTGGATCCGCACTCGGTGCTCCTGCGCCCCGAGGTGTACCGGGAGATGAAGCTGTCCACCAAGGGTGAGTTCGGTGGCCTGGGCTTCGTCATCCAGATGCGCGAGGGCAACCTCACCGTGGTCAAGGTGCTGCCCAAGACGCCGGCGCACCGCGCGGGCATCCTCAAGGACGATCAGATCAAGAAGATTGGCGAGGAGTCCACGGTCAACATGGACCTCAACGAGGCCGTGTCCAAGCTGCGCGGCCCCGTGGACAGCCGCATCACCATCACCGTGGAGCGCAAGGGCTGGGAGAAGCCGCGCGCCATGACGCTCGCGCGCGGGATGATCTCCATCGACAGCGTGCAGCACAAGCTCTTGGCCGGCAACGTGGGCTACGTGCGGCTGAAGAACTTCCAGGGCAACACCACGCGCGACCTGCAGTCGGCGCTCTCGGAGATGCGCAAGCAGACCGAGGCCAAGGGCGGGCTCAAGGGCGTGGTGCTCGACCTGCGCGGCAACCCGGGCGGTCTGCTCGAGCAGGCCATCCAGGTGTCCGACACCTTCGTGTCCAACGGCACCATCGTCTCCACGGTGGGCCTGTCGGACAAGCTGCGCGAGGAGAAGAAGGCGCACGCGGACGAGGGCGAGGAGGCCTATCCGGTGGCGGTGCTGGTCAACGCGGGCAGCGCCTCGGCCTCGGAGATCGTCGCCGGCGCGCTCAAGAACCTCAATCGCGCGGTCATCATCGGCCGCCAGACGTTCGGCAAGGGCAGCGTGCAGGTGCTCTATGACTTCCCGGACGACAGCGCGCTCAAGCTCACCATCGCCAAGTACCTCACCCCCGGGGACGTCTCCATCCAGGAGGTGGGTATTGTTCCGGACATCGAGCTCGTCCCCTCCGCCGTCACCGACGAGCGCGTGGTGGTGTTCGCCCCCCGCAAGACGATTGGCGAGGCGGACCTGGACCAGCACTTCGGCAACCCCAACTCGGAGTCGGTGGCCAAGAAGCGCGAGGACGTGCTCGGCCGCGAGAAGCCGCTCGAGACGGTGAAGTACCTCAAGGTGGACCAGAAGCAGCTGCAGGCCATCGCCAAGAAGCAGGAGGACGCGGCCAAGAACCCCGAGGGCGCCAAGGAGGACCCCAAGGCGCACGCGGGCAGCCACCTCCTGGACGTGGACTCGGTGGGCTCGAGCGAGGAGCTGGATGACCAGCTCGACGCGGAGAGCCAGGACGAGGTGAAGGAGGACTTCGAGGTGCAGTTCGCCCGCGACTACGTGCTCCAGGTGCCCTTCACCGACCGCAAGCAGATGCTGCAGAAGGGCAAAGGCTACGTGGAGAAGAAGATCGCCGAGGAGGCGCAGCGCATCAGCTCGGCCATCGCCGCCCTGGGCGTGGACTGGAGCGCCGGCCCGACGCCCAAGGACGTGAAGCTCGCCACCTCCTTCAGCCCCACCGCGGACCAGAAGATCACCGCGGGCGAGACGTTCGACATGGCCTTCACGGCGGAGAACAAGGGCAGCGAGCCCCTCAAGCGCGTGCGCGCCTGGACCGAGAGCGACAACTACTACCTCGACCGCCGCGAGTTCCTCATCGGCAGCCTCGCCCCCGGGGAGAAGAAGACCTGGAAGGTGAAGGTGCGCCTGCCCAAGGATCTCACCTCGCGCCGCGATGACGTGACGGTGAAGGTGCTCGACGACAACGGCACGCTGCCCACCAACCTGGTGAGCGAGCTGAGCTTCGTGGAGCTGCCGCGCCCCGCCTTCGCCTTCAACTGGCAGGTGGTGGATGACTGCGACACGTGCAACCGCGATGGCGTCGCCCAGCGCGGCGAGGACATCAGCGTCCTGCTCGACGTGACGAACACCGGCAAGGGCAAGGCGCTCGACTCGTTCGCGCAGATCAAGAACGTGGGCGAGCCGAACATCTTCATCGAGAAGGGCCGCTTCAAACTGGGCGAGCTGGCCCCGGGCGAGACGAAGACGGCGCGCTTCCAGCTCGCGGTGAAGAAGCCCCTCAAGGACGACCACTTCCAGCTCAAGCTGGCCATCCTCGACGAGCCGCTCGAGGAGCTGGCCATGGAGAAGCTGGAGCTGCCGGTGACGGACGCCCCGGCCCTCAAGTTCGACGCGAAGAAGGGCTCGGTGAAGGTGGCGGACAAGGCGGAGCTGCTGGCCGAGCCTCGCGCGGACGCCACCGTGGTGGGCCGGCTGCCCAAGGCGGCCACGCTGGCCGTGGAGGCGGCGACCAAGGGCTTCTACCGGGTGGCGCTCGACAAGGAGCGCTTCGCCTTCGTGCGCGCCCAGGATGCCCGCGAGACGTCGGCCAAGGCCGGCCCCACGCCCGAGTTCGCGCACCTGTCGCGCCGCTCGCCGCCGGAAATCAAGCTCGACCTGGACCCGAGCCAGGGCGGACTGGTGGCCACGGGCGACAAGTACACCTTGAGCGGTGAAGTGAGTGACGCGCAGGGGCTGTTGGACATGTACGTCCTGGTGAACGACCAGAAGGTCTACTTCCAGGGAGCGGACACCAACGCCAAGGCGGGCACGCCGCACCGGATCAAGTTCTCCACCGAGTTCACCCTCAAGGAGGGCAACAACAGCGTCCTGGTGGTGGCGCGCGAGAGCTCCGACTTCGCCAGCCGCCGCGCGGTGCTCATCCGCCGCCGTGCGGCCGAGGTGGCCCAGAAGCTCGCGCCTCCGGGCACGGCCGCCAAGCAGTAGGCCAGCTGTTCGCTGTCTCCGGGCGGCTTTCGGCGGAGTCCACGGACTCCGCGGGAAGCCGCCCGTTTTATTGACGCTCCACTCTGGTGCACGCTAGCGTCGCCCCCGTTTGGCGCCGTCGGCCAGCACGTGCGCCTGGGAGGCGGTTCTGAGGATGCGGACGTTCAGCCGGTGGATGGCTCTCGCGGTGCTGGTGGGCGGTCCCGCCGCGTACGCGGCGGATCGCAACGACATCGAGCTGTCGAAGCTCGGCAAGCCCGGCGAAAACTCCGCCAGGACGGGCTTCAGTACAGACTCCGACTTTCGCGCCTTCGCGCGCACGCTGGGCGCGATGATGACCGCGACCAACCTGACGCCGCCGGAGACGCTCGGGCACGCGGGCTTCGCCGTGGGCATGGAGTTGGGCGTCGTCGGCATGCCCGATGAGGTGAAGCTGCCGATGGTGAGAGCGCTGGAGGGCCCGGCCCTGGTGCCCTCCATCCACGTGCGCAAGGGCCTGCCCTTCTCCATCGACGTGGGCGCGCGCGTGGGCTGGCTCGACCGCAGCAACCTGTTCGCCGCCACCGGCGAGGTGAAGTGGGCCGTCAACGAGGGCTTCATCCCGTGGCTGCCGGACATCGGCCTGCGCGCGCACGTGACGCACCTGCTCAACACGCGCGACTTCCACCTGACCGCGGGCGGTCTGGACGTGAACGTGGGCAAGCAGTTCCCGCTCGGCGGCATGATCAGCCTCACCCCCTACGGTGGCATCGACTTCGTGGGCGTGGCCGCCAAGTCGGAGCTGCTCGGCTTCACGCCGAGCGGTGCGACGGGGCCGCTGACGGTCGCCGCCTACGAGCCGGTGAACGGCTGGGACAACATCAACACCCGCTTCTACGCCGGCGGACGCTTCATCGGCGGCGCGCTGCAGCTTGGCGCCGAGGTGTCACTGAGCAGCCAGGGCACCATTCAATCCATCGAGGGTGGCCCGAACAACCGCGCCCTGGCCCCCGTGTTCGCCTTCAGCACCACGCTCGGCTTGGACTTCTAGCGCAGGGCCTCGCGCACGGCGCGCGGCCGGTTGGTGATGAGGTAGGAGACGCCCATCTCCTTCAGCTCGCGCGCGCGCCGGGCGTCATCCACCGTCCACACCGCCACGCGCAGCCCCCGCTCGCGCCACGCCTCCACGCGCTCCGGCGTGCACTGCTCGTGAAAGGGGTGCACCGAGTGCGACGAGACGAGCGGCACCAGGCCGTGGGCCTGCGGACCCCAGCGCTTGTCCGGATCGATGAGGAAGCCACGCCGCAGCGAGGGCGCGGCGGCGGCGGTCCGGAAGAGGCACACCGGATTGAAGCTGGAGATGATGACCCGCCCGGCCAGCCGCCGCTCCGTGACGAGCCGAGCCACCTTCACGGCGAGCCCTCCATCGTCGAAGTGGTCGCACTTGAGCTCGATGTTGACGAGGAAGTGCGCGGGCAGCGCGTCCAGCACCTCCTCCAGCAGGGGGATGCGCGCGGGGGCGAAGCCGAGCCGGCTTCCCACGTCCGCTCCCTGGAGCTTCCACCAGGACGTGGTGCGCACCTCCCACGGCAGGCCGGCGAGCCGCTCCAGGTGCTCGTCGTGGCACACCACCACCTCGCCCGAGCCACACACCATGGCGTCCAACTCCACGCCATCGGCCCCCTGGGTCACGGCTTGCTGGAAGGCGGCGAGGGTATTTTCCGGGGCATCGGCGCTGGCACCTCGGTGGGCGAGCAGGAGCATGGCGCGGAGTGTGCGACAGCCCGGCCCGGGGCGCGAGCCCTCCGGTGGGGCGCCCGGACGCCGACACGTGGCTTGCCTCCCCCGGGGCATTGCTGCACTGTGCGCCTCATGTTGGGACTGCGGCTCGGAGAACTGTTTTTCATCGGCTTCATCCTGGTGGTGGTGTTCTCCGCCGCGCGGATGGGCCAGCTCGGCAATGCCGTGGGCCGCTTCGTCTACTCCTTCAAGAAGGCCTCCAAGGGCGGAGACATGGTGGACGCCAAGCCCCTGCCCCGCAACAAGCGGGGCCAGGACGTGACGGACGCCGACTACCACCACGACTCCGGCCCCAAGCGCGGCTAGCCGCCCTTGAGCAGACGCGCCGCCTGCTCGCGCAGGGAGGCGTGCACGGAGGCATCCGCGGCGAGTTCCGCCAGGTCATTGCCGTTGAGCAGGGGGACGATCTTCACCCCCACCTCCGGCGGCAGGTAGGGATTGAAGACGAGCGCGCGGCGCACCGCGTGCCGCACGGACCAGCGCGTCGACTTCCAGATTTCCACCAGGGGCTCGGGCCGGGCGGGGCGGCGGGCCGCCATGCGCACCACGATCTCCTCGGTGAGCCGGGGGTTGAGCAGCGCGTTGCGGATGACGGCCGGGTTGCTCACCGCGGACAGCCGCGCGAGCACGTCTGGATCCCTCGTGAGGCGGGCCTGCTGCTTGCTGTGGCCCAGCGACTGGGTGAAGGCCTTGGCATCCGCCCGGGCCGCCGCGCCCTCGTCGAACTCCTTGTGCGCGGGCGC
This genomic window contains:
- a CDS encoding EI24 domain-containing protein — its product is MSASSPVPSFSARSNPADFLQGLALIGRATGLIFRTPRLLALSLLCGLVTLVALGGLFALLWVYAPDLLGMVWTRPEPWWGRVLWGLVFVLLFLVLFVVGASVVVPLVLAPLQDPLSELTEERCGHYSSPPFRLGAFFRGLVLGVSHTLARIFFLLLGLAVLLPLHLVPGVGSIAWAVLGTIWTMLWLAGEHLAAPMTRHQYPFDQVRRVLRQRWPLCLGFGAGVYVLLWVPLLNNFFLPVAVVGGTLLYRGLLAVGNVPPPPDGK
- a CDS encoding twin-arginine translocase TatA/TatE family subunit, producing the protein MLGLRLGELFFIGFILVVVFSAARMGQLGNAVGRFVYSFKKASKGGDMVDAKPLPRNKRGQDVTDADYHHDSGPKRG
- a CDS encoding glycerophosphodiester phosphodiesterase translates to MLLLAHRGASADAPENTLAAFQQAVTQGADGVELDAMVCGSGEVVVCHDEHLERLAGLPWEVRTTSWWKLQGADVGSRLGFAPARIPLLEEVLDALPAHFLVNIELKCDHFDDGGLAVKVARLVTERRLAGRVIISSFNPVCLFRTAAAAPSLRRGFLIDPDKRWGPQAHGLVPLVSSHSVHPFHEQCTPERVEAWRERGLRVAVWTVDDARRARELKEMGVSYLITNRPRAVREALR
- a CDS encoding MXAN_5808 family serine peptidase, whose product is MPRFFRRITAVAVLLGAWALVGNDRAPLPLTLGAAEAGQAGSDAARANGEKTGAQQHDLSSLRVFTKVILYVKDNYVDPKRVRPKEMMISALEYVEKSVPDVLVDGSAETGKLNVNVNGKLREFDLSHVDSLWKMSFTLKDVFDFINKNMRPMEDTRDIEYAAVNGMLSTLDPHSVLLRPEVYREMKLSTKGEFGGLGFVIQMREGNLTVVKVLPKTPAHRAGILKDDQIKKIGEESTVNMDLNEAVSKLRGPVDSRITITVERKGWEKPRAMTLARGMISIDSVQHKLLAGNVGYVRLKNFQGNTTRDLQSALSEMRKQTEAKGGLKGVVLDLRGNPGGLLEQAIQVSDTFVSNGTIVSTVGLSDKLREEKKAHADEGEEAYPVAVLVNAGSASASEIVAGALKNLNRAVIIGRQTFGKGSVQVLYDFPDDSALKLTIAKYLTPGDVSIQEVGIVPDIELVPSAVTDERVVVFAPRKTIGEADLDQHFGNPNSESVAKKREDVLGREKPLETVKYLKVDQKQLQAIAKKQEDAAKNPEGAKEDPKAHAGSHLLDVDSVGSSEELDDQLDAESQDEVKEDFEVQFARDYVLQVPFTDRKQMLQKGKGYVEKKIAEEAQRISSAIAALGVDWSAGPTPKDVKLATSFSPTADQKITAGETFDMAFTAENKGSEPLKRVRAWTESDNYYLDRREFLIGSLAPGEKKTWKVKVRLPKDLTSRRDDVTVKVLDDNGTLPTNLVSELSFVELPRPAFAFNWQVVDDCDTCNRDGVAQRGEDISVLLDVTNTGKGKALDSFAQIKNVGEPNIFIEKGRFKLGELAPGETKTARFQLAVKKPLKDDHFQLKLAILDEPLEELAMEKLELPVTDAPALKFDAKKGSVKVADKAELLAEPRADATVVGRLPKAATLAVEAATKGFYRVALDKERFAFVRAQDARETSAKAGPTPEFAHLSRRSPPEIKLDLDPSQGGLVATGDKYTLSGEVSDAQGLLDMYVLVNDQKVYFQGADTNAKAGTPHRIKFSTEFTLKEGNNSVLVVARESSDFASRRAVLIRRRAAEVAQKLAPPGTAAKQ